The Natrinema sp. DC36 genome includes the window CCGGCCGTAGAGCGCGCCGACGCCGCCGGTCGCGAGAATCGTCGCGCCGGCATAGACGGGGGCACCGCTCTCCGTCTCGTCACTGACGACGCCGTGGACGCGCCCCTCGGCGGTGATCAACTCGAGCGCGGCGGTGTCCTGACGCACCTCGATCCGCTCGTGGTCGTCGAGATAGTGCAGGAACGGCCGCAGGATGTGCGTTCCCGTCGCGGCGTCGACGTGGAGGATGCGGTACTCGGAGTGTGCGGCTTCTCGCGTGTAGTCGAACGCGCCGTCGTCGCCCTCGTCGAACCCCACCTCGAGGGTGTCGACGAGCACGTCCTCGACGGCGTCGTCGGCGTGTTCGACGAGCGCGTCGACGGCGTCGGGATCGGCAGTACTGCCGCTGGCATCGATGATGTCCCGCTTGAGGCTCTCGGGATCCCCTCGAGTCGTCGAGATACCGCCCTGCGCCCAGTCGGTGCTGGCGTCGTCGGGTTTCGTCGCTTTCGTCAGGAGGAGCACGTCAGCACCCTCGCGCGCGGCCGCGAGCGCGGCCGAACAACCAGCGATGCCGCTGCCGACGACGAGCACGTCCGCGGTCTCGCCGTCGGTCGTCGTCTCCGTTCCGGTGTTCGTCTCGGTCATGATCAGATTTCGAGCATTCGATCGAGCGCGACGCCCGCGAGTTCCTTCTCCTCGGGCGCGACCTCGATCACGTTGTGTTCGCGACCCTCGACGAGTTCCTCGAGCACCCACGCGAGGTAGTTCGGGTCGATCTGGCGCATGGCGTTGCAGTCCATGCAGGCGTCGCCACAGAGCGGGAGGACGTTCACCTCGGGGTGCCAGCGCTGGAGGTGGTTCGTGAGGTGGATTTCGGTACCGATGGCCCACGTGTCGCCGGGGTCGGCGTTCGCGACGGTCTCGCAGATCGTCGCCGTCGAGCCGGCCACGTCCGCGGCTTCGACGACTTCGCGGCGACACTCGGGGTGAACGATGACCTTGGCACCGGGGTTTTCCTCGCGGACTTGCTCGATGTGGTCCTGGCGGAACCGCTCGTGGACCTGGCAGTAGCCGTCCCAGAGGATGATGTCGCTCTCGGCGACCTCCTCGGCGTCTTTCCCCTCGGGATCCCACGGGTCCCACTCGGCGATTTCGTCTTCCATGCCGAGCCGGTGGGCGGTGTTCTCCCCGAGGTGTTTGTCGGGCAGGAAGAGGACCTTGTCACCCCGATCGAAGGCGTACTCGAACGCCTCGTGTGCGTTCGACGAGGTGCAGACGAGCCCGCCCTGACTCGCACAGAAGGCCTTCAGATCCGCGTAGGAGTTCATGTAGGTGATCGGGATGATGTTCGCGTCGGGCGCGGCGGCCGTGATCTCGGCCCACGCGCTGTCGACCTGCAGGGCCTCGGCCATCCCCGCCATCGGACACGACGCCTCCATGCTCGGGAGGATCACCGACTGGTCGTCGTCCGTGATGATGTCCGCGCTCTCAGCCATGAACGTCACGCCGCCGAAGATCACGTACTCGGCGT containing:
- the nadA gene encoding quinolinate synthase NadA is translated as MVKMETAELETDLSLFKYDTLEQLPSRYRDLEAEERTDRIEAALEKLGDDVVILGHNYQRREIVEHADFIGDSYQLSKEAANADAEYVIFGGVTFMAESADIITDDDQSVILPSMEASCPMAGMAEALQVDSAWAEITAAAPDANIIPITYMNSYADLKAFCASQGGLVCTSSNAHEAFEYAFDRGDKVLFLPDKHLGENTAHRLGMEDEIAEWDPWDPEGKDAEEVAESDIILWDGYCQVHERFRQDHIEQVREENPGAKVIVHPECRREVVEAADVAGSTATICETVANADPGDTWAIGTEIHLTNHLQRWHPEVNVLPLCGDACMDCNAMRQIDPNYLAWVLEELVEGREHNVIEVAPEEKELAGVALDRMLEI